A region of Pyxidicoccus parkwaysis DNA encodes the following proteins:
- a CDS encoding DNA integrity scanning protein DisA nucleotide-binding domain protein yields MTENTKFDREFLRSALSLAGKSEVDHFLYICDTPIPPDEFRGRPARKKLVYAVTLEKLAQEHLAKKVRALVIPAYDYSRTERVKVALVSALSQGAFKEGDLVLCMTGKVGRPPDTLMQMRIGGSLDDRLTIEGVKLGEEFNSQVVDALIQLALQVGQEGFEGHPIGTIITIGDHTTVLEKSRQMTINPFQGLSEAERNVLDPKIREAIKNFSVLDGAFVIREDGVVLAAGRYLSATDDAVKIPLGLGARHAAAAGITSTTHCIALVVSQTSGAVRLFKGGNIVLELHQTARRT; encoded by the coding sequence TTGACCGAGAACACGAAGTTCGATCGGGAGTTCCTTCGCTCGGCCCTCTCGCTGGCGGGCAAGAGCGAAGTGGATCACTTCCTCTACATTTGCGACACGCCCATTCCTCCCGACGAGTTCCGGGGGCGGCCTGCTCGCAAGAAGCTCGTGTACGCAGTGACGCTGGAGAAGCTGGCGCAAGAGCACCTGGCGAAGAAGGTGCGGGCCCTGGTCATCCCCGCCTACGACTACTCCCGCACCGAGCGTGTGAAGGTGGCGCTCGTCTCCGCGCTCTCCCAGGGAGCGTTCAAGGAAGGCGACCTCGTGCTGTGCATGACGGGCAAGGTGGGCCGCCCTCCCGACACGCTGATGCAGATGCGAATCGGTGGCTCGCTGGATGACCGGCTGACCATCGAGGGCGTGAAGCTGGGCGAGGAGTTCAACTCGCAGGTGGTGGACGCGCTCATCCAGCTCGCGCTGCAGGTGGGCCAGGAGGGCTTCGAGGGGCATCCCATCGGCACCATCATCACCATCGGCGACCACACGACGGTGCTGGAGAAGAGCCGGCAGATGACCATCAACCCGTTCCAGGGCCTCTCCGAGGCCGAGCGGAACGTGTTGGACCCGAAGATTCGCGAGGCCATCAAGAACTTCTCGGTGCTGGACGGGGCCTTCGTCATCCGCGAGGACGGCGTGGTGCTGGCCGCGGGGCGCTACCTGTCCGCCACGGATGACGCGGTGAAGATTCCGCTCGGCCTGGGCGCGCGGCACGCGGCGGCGGCGGGGATTACCTCCACCACGCACTGCATCGCGCTGGTGGTGAGCCAGACGTCCGGCGCGGTGCGGCTCTTCAAGGGCGGCAACATCGTCCTGGAGCTGCACCAGACGGCGCGCCGCACCTGA
- a CDS encoding PspA/IM30 family protein, protein MLFGLFRKKKEPTRPADPLAALDQLIEKLERQAAEVRKSAATLLALKGDLTRGMERYTRRLEDIASRRATAESRGDGKAVAVLSKDREQAEGLRASTRDALERADADGKLLLEAAGELGDRVAELRRERESASARLTVGGIVSEAMRERVARFEQALVVDAARDEVERAHALADIYREELREQER, encoded by the coding sequence ATGCTCTTCGGCCTGTTCCGCAAGAAGAAGGAGCCCACCCGGCCGGCGGACCCGCTCGCCGCGCTGGACCAGCTCATCGAGAAACTGGAGCGCCAGGCGGCCGAGGTCCGCAAGTCCGCCGCCACGCTGCTGGCCCTCAAGGGGGACCTGACGCGCGGCATGGAGCGCTATACGCGCCGGCTGGAGGACATCGCCTCGCGCCGCGCCACCGCCGAGTCGCGCGGAGACGGCAAGGCCGTGGCCGTGCTCTCGAAGGACCGCGAGCAGGCGGAGGGCCTGCGGGCCTCCACGCGAGACGCGCTGGAGCGCGCGGACGCGGACGGGAAGCTGCTCCTGGAGGCGGCGGGCGAGCTCGGAGACCGGGTGGCGGAGCTGCGCCGGGAGCGCGAGAGCGCCTCCGCGCGCCTCACCGTGGGAGGCATCGTCAGCGAGGCCATGCGCGAGCGCGTGGCCCGCTTCGAGCAGGCGCTGGTCGTGGACGCGGCCCGCGACGAGGTGGAACGCGCGCACGCACTCGCGGACATCTACCGCGAGGAATTGCGAGAGCAGGAGCGCTGA